From Sediminibacterium sp. TEGAF015, a single genomic window includes:
- a CDS encoding glycosyltransferase family 4 protein, translated as MDLTYYIDCERMKYPNTGLCKFCEHLGWSLIKEKEVNEDLTFYTSSKEINYFGNNVKYLKQSNLHKLFFPKIPINAVWHATFQETEYFPHKWKSPLVLTIHDINFMHSDEKSRFKRKYLINQLTKKIKRANCVVFISEFVKNNVLEYINLDSKFYSVIYNGCNIDHDLLIIPPKLKPQSEFLFTVSSISPKKNIHVLPSLLVNNNYYLVIAGNSHDKNYLELIVQEARKSKVENRLIFTGPISENDKNWYLKNCKAFLFPSLTEGFGMPVVEAMAYGKPLFLSNKTSLPEIGADVAFYFNSFEPKDMQSVFESGLQQYSSLNLSNSIKASAKRFDWSNTAKEYLNIYRSIH; from the coding sequence ATGGACTTAACCTATTATATTGATTGTGAACGAATGAAGTATCCAAATACTGGTTTATGTAAATTTTGCGAACATCTTGGCTGGTCTTTGATAAAAGAAAAAGAGGTAAATGAAGATTTGACATTTTATACTTCTTCCAAAGAGATAAATTATTTTGGTAATAATGTTAAATATTTAAAGCAAAGTAATTTACACAAGCTATTTTTTCCAAAGATACCTATCAATGCTGTTTGGCATGCTACTTTTCAAGAAACCGAATATTTTCCTCATAAGTGGAAGAGTCCTTTGGTTTTAACGATACATGATATCAATTTTATGCACTCAGACGAAAAGTCTCGTTTTAAAAGAAAGTATTTGATAAATCAGTTAACAAAGAAGATTAAAAGAGCTAATTGTGTTGTTTTTATTTCTGAGTTTGTTAAAAATAATGTTTTAGAGTATATCAACCTTGATTCGAAGTTTTATTCGGTAATTTATAATGGCTGTAATATAGATCATGATTTGTTGATTATTCCACCAAAGCTTAAACCCCAAAGCGAATTTTTATTTACTGTTAGTTCAATTAGCCCCAAAAAAAATATTCATGTTTTGCCATCATTACTGGTTAACAATAATTATTATTTAGTTATAGCTGGGAATAGTCATGACAAAAATTATCTGGAATTGATTGTGCAAGAAGCAAGAAAATCCAAAGTAGAAAACCGTTTAATTTTTACTGGACCCATATCGGAAAATGATAAAAACTGGTACCTTAAAAATTGCAAAGCATTCTTATTTCCTTCTTTAACAGAAGGTTTTGGAATGCCCGTAGTAGAAGCAATGGCTTACGGTAAACCTTTGTTTCTATCAAATAAAACTAGTTTGCCCGAAATTGGAGCAGATGTAGCTTTTTATTTTAACTCTTTTGAACCAAAAGATATGCAAAGCGTATTTGAAAGTGGTTTACAACAATATAGTTCACTAAATTTAAGTAATTCTATTAAAGCTAGTGCTAAGAGGTTTGATTGGTCTAATACTGCAAAGGAATATTTAAATATCTATCGAAGTATTCATTAG
- a CDS encoding glycosyltransferase family 2 protein, whose product MIAQEIKPLVSVILATYNGEMFIREQLESILNQTYPNIELIIIDDCSTDNTLNLIQDFCNNNNSCRLIKNESNLGYIKNFEKGMSLAQGAFIAPADQDDIWHPEKIEILINSIDEYTNIVYCDSLLVNYKGESLGKNLSDVKQLTNFNNCIMFAIGNSAAGHAMLIKRNVVFDSIPFPTMIPHDHWLGFVASLSGNVKFINKVLVQYRQHSLSVFGAKKAVNQQGKVVGVSKKRIPKDKKLSLIKDRVLIMYNKCPDALKYEKFFYERMLRSYENFSLFNNIKRTILFFEFNKLILSFKKRSLLRRWLFCIKMFVTIQ is encoded by the coding sequence ATGATAGCTCAAGAAATTAAACCACTTGTTTCTGTAATTCTAGCTACATATAATGGAGAAATGTTTATTCGTGAACAGTTAGAAAGCATACTTAATCAGACCTATCCGAACATTGAATTAATAATTATAGATGATTGTTCTACAGATAACACCTTAAATCTTATTCAGGATTTTTGCAACAATAATAACTCTTGTAGACTAATTAAAAATGAGAGCAACTTAGGGTATATTAAAAATTTTGAAAAAGGCATGTCTTTGGCACAAGGAGCCTTTATTGCACCAGCCGACCAAGACGATATTTGGCATCCTGAAAAAATAGAAATCTTAATTAATTCGATAGATGAGTACACTAATATAGTATACTGTGACTCTTTGCTAGTAAACTATAAAGGAGAAAGCTTAGGAAAAAATTTATCCGATGTAAAGCAACTAACTAATTTTAATAATTGCATAATGTTTGCTATTGGAAATTCTGCAGCAGGACATGCAATGCTAATTAAACGAAATGTGGTATTTGATTCTATTCCTTTTCCAACAATGATTCCCCATGATCATTGGTTGGGATTTGTTGCAAGTTTAAGTGGGAATGTAAAGTTCATTAATAAAGTTTTAGTTCAATATAGGCAACATTCTTTAAGTGTTTTTGGAGCAAAAAAAGCAGTTAATCAGCAAGGAAAAGTTGTTGGAGTTTCAAAAAAGAGAATACCAAAAGACAAAAAGCTTTCACTTATAAAAGATAGGGTTTTAATAATGTATAACAAGTGCCCAGATGCTTTAAAATATGAAAAATTTTTTTACGAACGCATGTTAAGAAGTTATGAAAACTTCTCACTTTTTAATAATATTAAAAGAACAATACTCTTCTTTGAGTTTAATAAACTTATACTTTCTTTCAAAAAAAGGAGCTTATTGCGCAGGTGGTTGTTTTGTATTAAAATGTTTGTAACTATTCAATAA
- the meaB gene encoding methylmalonyl Co-A mutase-associated GTPase MeaB: MWHQLLERIQAGNFQAIARAISLVENEVEGHKAFLQSLPNGHTPVTGITGPPGAGKSTLTDALIGYWTAEGKKVAVLCVDPSSPFNMGALLGDRIRMSDWYNHPGVYIRSLATRGSLGGLHPFIIEITAILQAGGFDEIIIETVGVGQSEIEIAGLADTTVVVVVPEAGDEVQTMKAGLMEIADVFVVNKSDRPDADAFVRNLRLMMAPAFQQDKTIEVVKTVASQKEGIEELATAIAIHHQHIALTERKIWLLTERVYQLIAKEKMRSVNKRFIFDEITVKFNSIDFNLFGYVNNFLKNQKF; encoded by the coding sequence ATGTGGCATCAATTATTAGAAAGGATACAGGCAGGTAATTTTCAGGCAATCGCCCGTGCCATTTCATTGGTAGAAAATGAAGTGGAAGGACACAAAGCTTTTTTACAAAGCTTGCCCAATGGACATACCCCTGTAACAGGCATTACTGGTCCTCCTGGTGCAGGTAAGAGTACCTTGACCGATGCATTGATTGGCTACTGGACAGCTGAAGGAAAAAAAGTGGCGGTTCTATGTGTGGATCCTTCCTCTCCTTTTAATATGGGTGCTTTATTAGGAGACAGAATACGCATGAGCGATTGGTACAATCATCCAGGCGTATATATACGATCGCTTGCGACTCGGGGTTCATTGGGTGGATTGCATCCTTTTATTATTGAGATTACGGCCATTTTGCAAGCGGGTGGATTCGATGAAATTATCATTGAAACCGTAGGTGTTGGGCAGAGTGAAATTGAAATTGCAGGTCTGGCAGATACCACTGTGGTAGTGGTAGTGCCCGAAGCAGGTGATGAAGTGCAGACCATGAAAGCAGGACTGATGGAAATTGCGGATGTATTTGTGGTCAACAAAAGTGATCGCCCTGATGCCGATGCGTTCGTTCGGAATCTTCGATTGATGATGGCGCCTGCCTTTCAACAAGACAAAACAATTGAAGTGGTTAAAACAGTGGCTTCCCAAAAAGAAGGAATTGAGGAACTAGCAACTGCCATTGCAATCCACCACCAACATATTGCGCTGACCGAAAGAAAAATATGGTTGCTCACCGAAAGGGTATATCAGTTGATTGCAAAAGAAAAAATGCGAAGTGTAAATAAACGTTTCATTTTTGATGAAATCACGGTAAAGTTTAATTCAATAGATTTCAATCTTTTCGGGTATGTAAATAATTTTTTAAAAAATCAAAAATTCTGA
- a CDS encoding O-antigen ligase family protein, with product MQDIRKNIPLLLMIISLAGLYFSRALLSIATGLWFVSGIIEVIRQKEKLYKQPFLIWSFVFPLLCLLGSWQSSWSHPQNQQILLTAWAYPAWALGLLAIKDKQQLKCIQITWVIAAIIGLCYPLIAFVGDIQGNIQALGSGKALPVFMDTDHVRFGILLVSAVAVNWILLKGDSSNKWLKISLFFLIAGIIFTAIRTAWALLFILCLGWVLLEAKKKVVVFFLLIAIGAATYQIPTVKNKIHYTLYDFEQYNQKGYDPNYSDGVRRALNQVSWKAIQEKGFSNMGWVKIPDQLQKEFKNSTQGRQTNFGWPFNQWLFWWMGVGLGGILLFSLWLCYPILYAWRNKNASIAIWTLAIAASCLVECTLNYQYGTLLHVVPLLLLQKNYFKTL from the coding sequence ATGCAAGATATCAGAAAAAATATACCGCTGTTATTGATGATTATCAGCCTCGCAGGACTCTACTTTAGTCGTGCACTCTTGTCCATTGCAACAGGTTTATGGTTTGTGTCTGGTATTATTGAGGTAATCAGGCAAAAAGAAAAACTATACAAACAACCTTTTCTGATTTGGTCATTTGTATTTCCCCTACTCTGTCTCCTGGGCTCCTGGCAAAGCTCTTGGTCGCATCCTCAGAACCAGCAAATCTTACTGACAGCATGGGCATATCCGGCCTGGGCATTAGGATTGCTAGCCATTAAAGACAAACAGCAATTGAAATGCATTCAAATTACCTGGGTTATTGCAGCCATCATCGGTTTATGCTATCCGCTCATTGCATTCGTTGGCGATATACAGGGAAATATTCAGGCACTGGGATCCGGAAAAGCCTTGCCCGTTTTCATGGACACAGACCATGTTCGCTTTGGGATATTATTGGTGAGTGCTGTTGCGGTGAATTGGATTTTATTGAAAGGAGATTCATCGAACAAGTGGTTAAAAATTTCATTATTCTTTTTAATTGCAGGTATCATTTTTACTGCCATCCGTACTGCCTGGGCTTTGTTGTTTATTCTTTGCCTGGGATGGGTTTTGCTGGAAGCAAAGAAAAAAGTGGTCGTATTTTTTTTACTAATCGCAATTGGTGCAGCTACCTATCAGATTCCGACCGTGAAAAATAAAATTCATTATACCCTTTACGACTTTGAGCAATACAATCAAAAAGGGTATGACCCGAATTATTCAGATGGAGTAAGAAGAGCACTGAACCAGGTGAGCTGGAAAGCCATACAGGAAAAGGGTTTCAGCAATATGGGCTGGGTAAAAATCCCAGACCAGTTACAGAAGGAATTCAAAAATTCTACACAGGGTAGGCAAACCAATTTTGGCTGGCCTTTTAATCAATGGTTGTTTTGGTGGATGGGTGTGGGCCTTGGAGGCATACTTTTATTCAGCCTCTGGTTGTGCTATCCTATATTATATGCATGGAGAAATAAAAATGCTTCCATTGCTATCTGGACTTTAGCAATTGCAGCTTCCTGTTTGGTGGAATGCACCCTTAATTATCAGTACGGAACCTTATTGCATGTTGTTCCGCTTTTATTGTTGCAGAAAAATTATTTCAAAACTTTGTAA